ACACCTTCAATCAATAACACCCACAGTAAGGTCTCTAGTCAATCAGACAAATGCATGTAACACCACTATCTGATTGCCCTTTTGTAAGTGCACAGGAATTCCCATTAACATGAACAGCAGAGGCTGAGGCAATGGTGTTATCGTCAATGTAACCCGCATTAAAAGAGGCCTTACCTGCAGAAGTTcatgcaaatgcatttctgcatcAAGGTTTTGAAGAACTTGTCTGGCTCCTTTCTTCCAATATACACTACCATGTTGctgcagaacaaacaaacaaataaataagtaaccCAATAAATGGTCATCTGCCTGCTTGCAGGAATGTATATTCAGACCTCAGTACACCTCACCTGGCCACTTCCTGAAAGAGCTTTTACTTTGGAGAAATCAAAGCcagcatttttcatcttttgaagAATAATGTCAAGGGCCTAGAAAAATGGACATATACAGGAGCTGTTACATTTCCAGGCACACATTAAGAAAGCTGTGTCACACAGAAATTCAGAAAATCCATTACCTTCACCCACATGAGCACTGGAGAGGTGACTGTCAGTCTGTCACTGTGCACATGCACCCCACCCTGGGTGCTGGGCAAGAACAGAAGGGGAAACAGTAATGTTTTGGAATAATATCGCTAACAGAATGCACTAAGGCAATTTCCAGACTATTCCCTTTGAGATTTTACTccatcacctttttttttaaatctacaaCATACCAGTGTTATTTCAATGTTGTACACAGGGCAATCAAAACAGAGACCAGATTGTCatcaaatgtcatatttatttagGTGGGATACAAGTGTTAAAGGATTTTCATGGTATTACCTGTACTCTGAGAGTTCACTGTCAAACTGCACATTGCTCTGTTGAACCACGTTGAGATTCTCATCCACGGCAATCACCTTCAGCTAAAATGAaggtcaaaatgtcttttaagaGGAGAAGTTTTTCTGTGTTACAGGGGAGATTCAAACTGCACTGACAATTaaagtacatatacacacagactaCATATGGATATAAATAGAGGGGGTCGGTGATTAGCGGTGCAGACCTAAAGCATCTCGATGGTTACATTAAACTCACTGCAAATGGGTAGTAACAAACTAGGGTACTAAAAATTCAAAGTTACATCACTTGGCAAAGTTCCTTCTGCCAAGCGCGAAGTTCGCTGCTAATCTCAGTAAACTTGACTGGAGGTTCTACGGTATTACGTGGAACATAACCATATTAACAGCGTATGCCACAACACAACATCTTCCAGTTGAGGTGCAAACACAGTATTTTCAACTGTTTAAAAGATTTACGAAAACATGGGTGAACTTGTCGAGATAACACTTAAAGCAAGTTTCCTCGACAGCCCCTTACAGCCCTGCAGCAAATAGATGCAGCTTCTATCCTTATGTTTCTTCCGTGTTTACTACATCTACGCATATTACTCAAGCCCCATAACACATTGTAAAAAGAACGGCGTAATTATGTGAATGACCTGGCCATACCTGTTGGGTACTGAAATCAAAACCCAGATAACAGGAATCGGTAAACGCAGCCATGGAATATCAGCCACACGATGACGCGAAGCTCTGCGCCCGTGTTGTGCTACTTGAAAGAAAAAATTTAAAGGAACCGTATCAAAAATGACGCGGAGGTTTCAGCGTATTTTAATTGCATGTGGTGCTTATATAATACATTCTTCGTAGTCAGTTGAACTTTTGCGACGTAATCAATCTATGAACAGGGTGATGATGCAAAGAAGTGAGCTGCCTTTACTCTGTACCGTTAAACCCAAGGAAATGACTGTCATTAGTAAAACAATTCGAGGAAGTGGAGTTTTGCTGAAATCTCAAAACTAATGATGGCCATCCTCTACTACTCTGTTGCATTCACCCTTTCTTTTCTGTAATGCTGCGAAAGCCAGATTATATTTGGTTTAAACTGTGAACAGCCACTCCCCGTGGATAACAAAACTCCAGTGGCCGATCCAAGCTCACTGTTCTAACTCAGTATAGCCTCTTTAACATGTCCTTTCTATTGGAGCTTGTTTGGAAGATAGCCATATGCGCCTCATATATTGCATAGCGCGCAACCTTTGTCACTAACACATGATGAATTATGTGATTATTACACTCTAAGCAAAAGTAATTACACAGTGTATatatcatgcaaaaaaaaattatacttgGCCTATCCCAATTTTACAGTGAAATCCGGGGCAAATGGTTGTGGCCATTCAGTTTTTACACTGAGTTAATGCAAATGTTTACAACATATTTGAGGGTTaccatttacatatttaaatcatttcaaacagcaggTGGTTGAGCACAAAAGCAGTTAGAGGTGGTGTTAGTCATGTGGTCTTCCTTTCTTGTGATGCCGTTAATGAATCTACAGAATATTGAAACAGGACCCACCCATTACTCCAACACTGGTGTGTCAACATCCAGCTTGCTCTTGGTGGAGAAGAGTCTGCCTTAGAGATGcatgtttcagagaacagcaataaaacaacacaagcatATTATGcagatttatgaaatatttatcttttattgGGAATCTTCATTTCACTCCaatactgaaagaaaaattACAGTGTTCTGCACAGGGTGCACCATATCATCATATCGACTTGTATAAGGATGTGCAAAATTCAACCTACATGAACATATTTCaactataaatataaatgtattccaTTCCGATTTCATGAGATTCACTCTCCGCTCGTTCTATATTTGACCCCCTTCAATGGTGGTCCATATTTGATATCTCTTTATAAGGTAAAGTTTGTTTCAATTGCAAACAACATTTCGTCTGTCCAACGATGTTTGTTCACTCTGCGGTAAAGGCAAATTTATTTACCcatttccctcttccctctgttcCTGCTTTTGTCAAAAAAGAGCAACCTCCAAGTGTCTTCCTTTGTTTGCTTTTCGTAGTCTTTCCTACGTGCAAGTGCCAAGCTAAGTTTCGAACTTCCGAAGCACATTTTCTCAGCGCAGGAACAATATGCCCTAAGACGTTACAAATGGCAGGTAATCGCTTAAAAAAGTCAGACATTTGACGAGAATTAGGATCGATGCAAGCCAAAGAGGAGGATGGTATCACGTTGCTGTTTAAGTTTGACGTGTTCGTGGGAACAGGTGATAAGGTCTTGTAAATTAGGTGGGGGAACTAAGGACGTGAGTCATTTTTGTGGAGAGGACCGAACAGAAGCTGAGGCGGATTCAGCCAGGATGGACATTGCACTTTTGAAAGAACAGTACAATTGGattaaagagaaacaaaagctCCAAACTCgtgttgttttattcaaaaaagGTAAGCATTTTAGGTAGCACCACAGATATCATGTTTAAAACCGGCGTAATGTTTCCATCACGAGCAGTCTCTACTTAGGCTGTACAGGAAGTATGTCGCTTTTGGAAATTTTAAGataatttatgtattattactattattattagagTAAGTAATTAAAACTCATAATAGTAACTTGGGTAACTTGTTCATCTACTCCAAACGTAAACGTAAAGTTGTTCATGTactgtaaacaaaaatgaagtcaCAGTGTCAGTACTGAGCCTGTGATTTGCCTATACCGAAAAAAAGGCAGTTTTAATTTATTCCTGTCGAAAGTGTGTCTATTATAGACTACATTTTACAACAGAGGTAATTATAGCAATCTACGTTAGGTTATAGCATCTTAAGTTTTTATATGTTGCATAATTAGTTTTTggatatttcctttttaatataatatagagTGGTGGTTTAGATGTGACAGACATAGCGAAGAATTGAACCACATCTGTTTTCCCCAAACGTACGTAGGTGTAGTGCCGCATGTTAAAGGATCTAGAAccccaaacaggaagtgaccttCTCTTCATATGATTGTTATACTGCATCAGTCTTAAATTCGGTTACTCCTGACAGTACTGCCCTCACCAGGGAGACTCCTTGGTCCATATACTATGATATTAAATGCCACGTATCCCGCAGCTAACGTTAATGTACAGTCTTTGACGGTGGCTATCTGAAAATAACTTTCATAGACCTATGCTACACATGGATTTTTACTTGATCAACAGGCCAATGTGTCAATGTTTTCCTTAAGTGCTTGTCTTCTCAGGAATTCCTGTTTGCAATCTCAAAGTGCCAAATGCATTATTAGCATTGGTCTATTGCCAAGTGAAAGAGTTTGCATAGATCTCAGATAATCATATTGAATTGATTATTTACCCCCTCCCTTCCACAGCACCTGACAATGAAGAGATTTGTGGCAAGGCCCTCGTCAATATGGTCCCTGTGAGCCAGGAAGTGAGAAACCCCAAAGCTTTTGAGGAACAGATGCCAGTCAAAGAGatacaatttaattttgttgatGACCTTGATAATGACAAATCTCCTTGGCGCACACACTTAGGAATCCATCGCATGGCCTGTACAGTTAAAGCATCAGATTCCAGCATTAACAGAACTCCACCAAGCCTGACAAGGAAGCTTGCAACGTCCAAAGACTTTTCTCAGGAGTGCACAGAGCCCCAAGAAGCAGAATCTTTTGCCTCAGCAAAGCTGAATGGGCCCCAATGCATTGATAGTGGAGGCAGGACCGAGCAAGTCACATTGATCTCTAGAAAGTTGTCCACAAGTGAAGCCTTGTCAAGACAGCTCAGTGCTGGAGCACACCGACCCTCCAACTCTCAATACTACCCTTTCCCTCAGCGGAGAGCCCCAAAGAAATCGGAGGCTGCTCGGCGCCTCGGAAtgtattcatcattttaattaaccCAAGTCTAAAAGTGGCTTTACTGAGGACTGCAGCAAGTGGTATGCCATCCATGTAAGCCCTGAAAAGCATGAATACACCCTTTTGCTTTCAGAAACACTTTTCAGGAGAGAAGAAAACTCGGTGGCTAATCATCTATCCCCAGTACATGCTCTGGAGACGATGCATACAGTGGAACTGAAGTTAATGTGAGCAGCCTTTAAAAGGACAAGAAGTGCCACAGAACTTGTATGTCTAACAAGATGAGATTTCCAAATAAGCAATGGTCCAGGAAGTCAAATAGTCATTTAATCTTTACACATGCAGTTTAATGCAAAGAGTGAACTAAAATCCTTTGAAGCTTTAAAGTTTTCTGAAGGTGCCCATCTATAAGAGTAGCAAAAACTGAGTGAAACCCAGTTATATTAATCCTCGCTTATCTTATCTTAGAAGACAAATGTCCTCTTTTGTTTGTAAGACTGGAACATATGCCAAAGATgcattgtttattcattttctgttgtacATGTTTTTCACTATGAGAGTGAAATAAAGAGTATTATGAACACGTGATTGTCTACAgcatgttattttgtttatgaTACACAAAGTTAACTTAATGTATGTTCAGGTAAGTGTCCAGCATCTTGCAATGAATGTTGTATGCATGATTCGTGTATTTGGAATGAAACATAACCATGCCCCTGCAAATGAAGATGTGTGGAGTGGGTGAAATGGAGAGACAGTGCAAATATATAATTCACATATGTGCAGCAGcaaacatttcatcattgtGTCAATAATATGACATTTGTAGATGAGGGTTCCTAGTAAAATTACCACAAAGACGAACCATCATTTATCACCACTGAACTACCATAACATCATATctcagagtgagagggagtgataGGGAGGGAACATAGTGTCCGATTACATTTTTTAGGGATacagcaataatgtaatttaatatctGCATAACTCCAGTGCCATCTTGTGGCTGTTGTTTAGGGCAGGGGTACAAGAATATATGTCGTCTGTCTGACAGTAAATCTGCTGTAGCCGAAGAATATATACTTGTCCTTCATGTACAtagtaatgtaaagtaatgtaaagtaaataggaaaaatatttttgcaatcatgttaatgttaatattaaaattttagATGTATATAATTTTAGCTGACTACCTGTGAAATATTCTacctgtgaaatatttttattttattgtatttacaaTCATACAAAATGGAAATTGGCCAGCATTTTTAGTCATTAATATGTGTATCTCAGAGATTTCACAATACTTTTTTTGTACTCTGCATGACCTATACTTGGTAGCCTATTTCTTTTGCCTCTGAgctcacacacatttttttctgtcagaatgAACAGATTTAGTGGAACATCCGTACATCTGACTGTTCAGAGTCCAGccataactttttaaaatgttcccTCTCAAAAATCACCTAGTGAATCTGCAATTCTCTGACATTCAGTGAAAGTATTTTAGTGCATTTTGGTTAGAAATTGAACATTCTGTTCCTTTCTTGTTGCTTAATTCAAAAGCCGAGGTTGGAGAGGCCCAGTCGTCTTTGCAATATATGAATACATCCTCAGATAGTCTATCCAGAGCACTTGAAGAGCCCTGGATCTACGTATTGCCCGCTACGAACTGTTGCAAGTGCATTGGCAGCGGAGTTTGATTTGAATGAACCTATTTGCTTGCCGTAGTCGGGAAGTCAAGGGACAAAAACCCCTAACAATAACAATCTAGCAGTGCGCACTGACTAACAACGGGAAGGTAAGGCTACCAACCACGCTGCATTTAATGGTACATGATTTAAATTCCACAAAACGAAAGTCGAAGGTGAAgacaatttacaaaaatgatGCCAAAGATTGTataatgtcagctagctagttagctaacttgcTATTCATCGTGACCCATCAAGTTCGCCTAACGTCACATCACTCTTAGCTAGGTTAGTTTGCTTCTTGGAGTTCCCCCGCCTGTCACTGCCATTTCaacagtttcattttcagtttagttAACGTTAACGGTCTTTCGTTTTCTTCTTTCAGCTTTAGAAGTTTGAAAATGGCAGAAGAACATATCCAGTCGAAGCTGAAAACTCTTCTCAAACAAGAGAAGATTCAGCTTTGGAATCCTCCTTTCACAACTGGCAACAACGAGGCTGGACAACAACCGATAAAGGTAGATACAGCTAAGATATCTAACGCAGCTGAGCTAATGGCTGAGCTTTTCgttaattagctagctgttaaGTTAGTTTAGAGTAGATAATACTGATCGGAATATGATATCACGTAGCCAAATCTTGCTAGTTAACAAGTGACTTCAGTTACTTAAGGTTATAATTTTGCTTTGGTAGAAGCTGGGTAGCTAGCTGGTTATTAGTTGAAGACGTGAGTTGTTGGGAGTGTTTGGTTAAACGAAAGTAGATGTCATTGTTTAGTTAAAGGTGTTCATATAGCTAGCTATCcgttttatttctgtgcattaGAATTCTGGTCTTAAATTAGTAACACAGAGAGTTATTCAGctttattgattgattaattgtttGAGACATTTATATTGGGCCACACTTAAGATGGCTAACTGATAAACTATGGAGCTACCTTCACTAAGTGATAATCACAAAACACCTTAGTCGACATATTTGCTTCCATGAAATCACCTtcagttgaggaaaaaaaatgacatcaagaATGGATTGTAAGATCCTTATACGTACCAGTTTATTACAAAATTCCCACCTCTGTTCGTTTAAACAGGATGTGTTTATCAGACAGACATCGAGCCAACCGATACACACCATGATGGCGCTACTTGTCTTAATTTAGTCCCAGTCTTCGTGCATGATTTAATGTTACTTCTGGGTTGAACAGCCAAAACGccatttgaaaaatgcttttgattAAATGGAGAGATTTCAAATAATGATTGGTGTTCatcattattcataatttaGCTGAAACGAAAAGTTGGACCAGAGTTTGGAAACAGCTGTTTATGTCACTCAGGCGAATATGTTTCCGACTAACTTGCAGCAGACGGAGGTTAGCTGTAGCCGCTTACATTATAACAATACACATATCGTATGTGCAGTTTCATTCAGCAAAGAATTGCACACAGAGTTTAGTAGTACTAGCAGTTTCAGCCATGATATGGTATAAACCATATAAACTGCTGgcattgaaaaatgaaagtatgATAGAGTGCTTTCCTTTCTTCACCACCACAGACATACTTAGGAAGTTCCCTGATTTTCATGGAGTGTACAAATTAATTAACATGTAATTgccctgtgtttgttttaggaGTTGGCAGGCAAATATGCCTCCATTGTGGGATTTTCTGTCTCTGATGTTGAAACGGCTTTGGAAACTATCAGATCCCAGGCTGTCAAGAGAGGCAAAGGAAATAACACCTACAAGGAAACATGCGTGGCCACACTGGAGCTCAGTCTGCCAAAGGAATTGAGAGAGGTATCAGATGATCCAGATTCTGTAACACAAAGTGCATTCAGTATGTGgatatctttttttaattacttttatcGCTCAGGAGTTATCAGATAGCTAGAGGTCCTGTTCTTTGGAGCCACACTGTCACGTACAACACTTTAGGAGTTGTCTATACCTACGTGCATGTGTTCGGTTAATACATCCATATGCGTCACATTCCAAGATCTTTTTGAATACTTCTGTGATTTTAGGATAACAAGAGAAAGAATTATTTGGAGACCAGACTGGATGTTACTGCACAAGATTTAATAAACAAGTAAGTGAGGATGATTGGATTTGATTTGTGTGATAGTcgctgttttaatttttcattgcatgCACCAGAAGAAATGATTGTTTTCGAAATGATGCTGTGTTATTCCTTGTCAAGCCATTTACGGCTTTGAGTAATGAAGTCGTAAGTCTAATAGAAGTCATCCTGTTTGCTGATACACTGTTGTCATCTTTTAGGATACATGAACAATATGGACTCAAGTACATCAAGTTAATTGTTAAAGGAAAGACACTGACATCTGGTATGTGCCCTTTTGTTAAAGGCATCATATTGGGTCTTTTTGGTACTCAGATGTGACCAGttaagtttttttctgaaattctCTGTCTGTTTATGCACAGGTAAGAGGCTTGATGAACAGAATGTGAAACACAATGCCAAGGTGATGGTCTTAAAGCTGAGTGAACCGGAGAGCATGCAAATgatgaaggaggaagaggagaggaacgAAAGCgtgaagaggacagagaagggGTTCCAGATTCTGTCCGAGAGAGGTGAGCTTTGGATCGCCGCACATACACCAGCATTGCGAATGTTTCATTGCTTCATCATTAGGGAAGGgcaaaaaacataataaagtAGTTTActacaaaatacagtatacCCCTGTGCtaaatgtaagaaaataaaaaaaatacagatgtgagagaatgaaaaaaaaaaaaaaaaaaaaaaaaattccctggAAGCATGCTTTTATGCGTAGTTTAAAAGACTTGTCCGTTCTTCTCAAAGGGGAGTATCAAGTAAGAATGTATCAAGTGGTGTTCTAGAGCATCAACAGGTATTTAGCTAGGTAGAAATGATGGCAACCTGTCTGATTTGCTTACATTATCAGATAACACAAGTGTGGCACTAAAAGTACTGAGCTTATGAAGTGCTCAGTATCAAACCTTAACAGCATTCTATACCCTCTAAAATATCTTTACTTTTACACTTCAAATGGTAGCAAATCAAGATTAACTTCCTAGCTAGCTACACCTCCCACCACAAAAATTACAAGGTGATGAACGAATCATATTGATTACAAAACGCAAGTTTGTGAACCTATCGGGTGAACAgagatggagcagagagagagggagattaaTACGACAGTGCATCCAACCTCGTATTACAATATCTGAAAAGTTAAGTTGTCTTTCACTGGGTTAATAAGTCatgaaagtgttatttttaaattatccaGATGATGACCTGTAAACCAGATGAAAACCAGTGTACccactgctgttttaattgGTCCTCTAATACGTGTTGTGCCTCTCATCCTTTTGTAGATGGCAGCGATGACCCTGAAACCACTCCTTTCCTGGAAATAGCTGACCAGAAAGGCAATCCCCTCAGAATCCCACCCAGTGAGAAAAAGGTAGCCAATGTGGTAGTCAGGTATGCTTGCAGTTTGATTTACCCATGAGATTAGAAGGTGTGATGTTTGCGTTAAATGCTTTTGGGTGAATGTCTGTAGGCTCTGATCTTGGCCATGGGCTTCCACGAGAAGGGCAGAGGCTTAATGAAGAAGAAGAACTATGAAACAGCACTGTGCCATTTACTGCAAGCTGACCAACAGTTCAGGTAAGAACAGAAGGCCGGACTGAATTTAAAACATCCTTTTGAAGTGTCAGGTGTTAGTGCAGATTTTAGCACAGAACCAGAATGTGATtaactagtaaaaaaaaaaaaaaaggaaggttGAAGGAATTTTATTGTGTTGTGACCGATGTGTCACTGTCCCGcattcctttctctccttcctgcaCAGTAAGTGTGGCTCCGTTCTGCTGAACACTGTGGACAATTATGCAGTGCTGCAGCTGGACATTGTGTGGTGCTATCGAGCCCTCGGGGCCCTGTCCCACCTGGAAGACAGCAAACAGAGGCTGCAGAAAGCAGAGGCCTGCTTCCTCAGGTGCTACGGAAAGCAGAAAGAGAGGCTCCTGCAAATCAAGGTTCATTGTGCTTTATTAAGAGAATTTAAGCGTTGatgtaattaatgtatttttcctaTACTGGATTTTTCTTTGCCTTTAACTATTTTAGCTTGTAGTGTTTCTCTGAATGTAGTCATCACTGTGGATCATGGGTACATCTAGTGATGTATCAAAGCTATtatccatcttttttttttttttttatcaaaacgTCAATTCCACATTTTTACAGGATATTGTCTGCTTGAGGGGAAAAACTTGGAattgaaaaagtgtttttattagTTGCTTATGTGATGGATCTGCTTGTTTGAGTTTAAAAGCACAATAGAAAGTTGGTTCTTTGTGATTGTCAGGGGAACACGGGACGGGAGGAAGTGCTTTTTCTGAGACTGTACCTGCTGCAGAGTTTGCTGGCATACTTGGAAGGCGATGAAAAAGTGGCCACGGAGAAGTTAAATGAGGTAGTACTTCAGGCAGAGCTTGCAAATGAGTCTCTCCAGCATTGATGAGAACCAGTgtacactgggggggggggtgcttttaATGTCAGaatgtgagtgcctgtgtgctTACCTGTCTGTTGGGAATGGTGCTGCAGGTGGAGGATCTGTATGGGCGCCTCTCCTTGGACCCCAACAAAATGACAGACCTGATGAGCCTGGGTTACACTGAGCAGGAGGCGCGGCTTGGCCTGAGGGCCTGCCAGGGGAACATCAATGATGCCGCCCTCCACATCAGCCAGAGGAGAATGGTAGACCCGCCTTGTctcagacagacaaagagataAAATGGAGCAGAGTTATAAATGCGGTCAGCACTGTTACCATATAATCTCAGAGGTGCTCCTGTCCTGGTCCCTTAGAGCTGCACTGTCATCCAGACACTTGGCGATCAAATCAGGTCGTTGCTGGCCTTAATCGGTCTTAATACACACATGTGATCAGGCACAATTTAGAGGAACATAAAACTAAATCTGCTTTCCAGGCCGAGAGCTGTTCATGTTACCAGTCTATAAAAATGTATCTAATGTGGCATTGTTGTGGACTGCTTATTTTGTCACTGCTAATGCCCGTGTCATCCAGGAAAAGGAGGAGATGaagcagaaggagagggagaagaggagaaggcGCCTGGAGGCTATTAACACCCTGGCAGAGCTGGGCTACTCCAAGAAAGCCGCGGCAAAAGCACTCCACCAGACCGAGGGGGATGTAGACAAGGCTTTCCTGGTGAGTGGCACCTGCAAGACTCCTCCCATTGAGAAGCGAtgagaaacaggcaaaaatgaaaCGTATTATTTTACGCTACAGGTTCTTCTGGACTCGGGCCGTCCTGGTGGGGCTGCTAACAACAACGAGGGAAATGATTCTGACCCGGACAGACAAGGCAAGATCGATCAGGTGAGCGGGGGCTGTGCTCATATCACAGTTTCACTGCATTTTACAAAAAGATCATGGACAAGGTGGTAATGATTTTATGTGAAACTACTGGTAGCATCCAAAACATCAGAGAACTTGAGTGATCTCTACAATTTGTGTGTACCCATTTGGCATGGTGCTTAACTGAAGCACTATCTGCCTGTCCATGTTGCTTACTGTGTTACAGTTGGTGTATCTGGGCTTTGAGCGGGAGACAGCCGAGGCGGCTCTGAAAATTACCAAGGGCAATGTCCAGCTGGCCTCTCAGTTAATACAGGAACACCACGGCACTGTGCCACCAGAACTTCtgtccccctcacccccctcttcACTGTCTGAGGAGCCCAGCACCTCCTCAGAGTCAGCAGGTGAGTCTTGAACTTCTTCAGGACAGTCTGTCAGGCCTGTAGAACGCTGGGGTAGGCTTTGCTCTCCATTTGAGCTACCCTCAGTGTTTGATTTTTGCATGGACCCCTAGGTTCACAGAAAAGTGTGAAAGGCTGCTAGGCTAGCCAAACTTGAGCCTGTTTTCATTTAGTCTTTGTCTAAGTTCTGAAAGCCTTTTCAAATCCAAGAAAATGGCATGGATTgtgccatttattttaattctcGTGACAGAATGCATCAAGCATAAAATGAGTCTTAGTGtaatttcagaggaaaaaaatatcagtttttaTGTTCGTCcaacctctgtctgtctctctgtctttctgttgctgtggagaGACAAGCCTGACAGCCTTTGCTCATCTTGCAGGGTCT
The nucleotide sequence above comes from Megalops cyprinoides isolate fMegCyp1 chromosome 2, fMegCyp1.pri, whole genome shotgun sequence. Encoded proteins:
- the nub1 gene encoding NEDD8 ultimate buster 1 translates to MAEEHIQSKLKTLLKQEKIQLWNPPFTTGNNEAGQQPIKELAGKYASIVGFSVSDVETALETIRSQAVKRGKGNNTYKETCVATLELSLPKELREDNKRKNYLETRLDVTAQDLINKIHEQYGLKYIKLIVKGKTLTSGKRLDEQNVKHNAKVMVLKLSEPESMQMMKEEEERNESVKRTEKGFQILSERDGSDDPETTPFLEIADQKGNPLRIPPSEKKALILAMGFHEKGRGLMKKKNYETALCHLLQADQQFSKCGSVLLNTVDNYAVLQLDIVWCYRALGALSHLEDSKQRLQKAEACFLRCYGKQKERLLQIKGNTGREEVLFLRLYLLQSLLAYLEGDEKVATEKLNEVEDLYGRLSLDPNKMTDLMSLGYTEQEARLGLRACQGNINDAALHISQRRMEKEEMKQKEREKRRRRLEAINTLAELGYSKKAAAKALHQTEGDVDKAFLVLLDSGRPGGAANNNEGNDSDPDRQGKIDQLVYLGFERETAEAALKITKGNVQLASQLIQEHHGTVPPELLSPSPPSSLSEEPSTSSESAGSGGSVGEDPMEVDLVNEVLEDIPKHEEDYLDLTLEEESEVMAEMRSYLEKYQTSSS
- the LOC118795246 gene encoding uncharacterized protein C9orf152-like; translated protein: MDIALLKEQYNWIKEKQKLQTRVVLFKKAPDNEEICGKALVNMVPVSQEVRNPKAFEEQMPVKEIQFNFVDDLDNDKSPWRTHLGIHRMACTVKASDSSINRTPPSLTRKLATSKDFSQECTEPQEAESFASAKLNGPQCIDSGGRTEQVTLISRKLSTSEALSRQLSAGAHRPSNSQYYPFPQRRAPKKSEAARRLGMYSSF